From Oncorhynchus mykiss isolate Arlee chromosome 6, USDA_OmykA_1.1, whole genome shotgun sequence, the proteins below share one genomic window:
- the LOC110514875 gene encoding annexin A2-A-like — protein MALVSEFLGQLTLNFGGESEPKFPTVVAARDFDPAKDAARIETAVKTKGVDELTIIDILTRRSYSQRREIAFEYEKRSKKDMITALKGALSGSLEAVILGLMKSTAQYDASEIKGSIKGLGTDEETLIEMVCSRSAEELVEIKRVYKELFKKELEKDVAGDTSGDFRSLLLALVQAKRDEPSNIVDYEKIDQDARALYEAGVKRKGTDVATWITIMSERSVPHLQKVFDRYKSYSPYDMQESIRKEVKGDLEKSFLTLVECFENKQQYFANRLSEAMKGKSAKEKVVTRIVVSRCEVDLMKIRTEFKKLNQKSLYQTIAEHTKGDYQKVLLSLCGGDD, from the exons ATGGCGTTGGTTTCCGAGTTCCTGGGCCAGCTCACGCTGAATTTTGGCGGG GAGAGCGAGCCTAAATTCCCCACGGTGGTGGCAGCAAGGGATTTTGATCCAGCTAAAGATGCCGCCAGGATAGAAACGGCCGTCAAAACCAAGG GTGTGGATGAGCTGACCATCATTGACATCCTGACCAGACGGAGCTACTCCCAGAGGAGAGAGATCGCCTTCGAGTATGAGAAGAGATCCAAGAAG GATATGATCACAGCTCTGAAGGGggctctgtctgggtctctggaGGCTGTAATTCTGGGACTGATGAAGAGTACAGCTCAGTACGACGCCTCTGAGATCAAAGGATCCATCAAG GGTCTGGGGACCGACGAGGAGACTCTGATAGAGATGGTCTGTTCCCGCAGCGCTGAAGAACTGGTGGAAATCAAACGCGTCTACAAGGAGT TGTTTAAGAAGGAGCTGGAGAAGGACGTGGCTGGAGACACATCGGGAGACTTCAGGAGTCTGCTGTTGGCCCTGGTACAG GCAAAGAGAGATGAGCCCTCAAATATTGTTGACTACGAGAAGATCGACCAGGATGCCAGA GCTCTGTATGAGGCAGGAGTGAAGAGGAAGGGGACTGATGTGGCCACATGGATCACCATCATGTCAGAGAGAAGTGTCCCCCACCTACAGAAAG TGTTTGACAGGTACAAGAGCTACAGTCCATACGACATGCAGGAGAGCATCAGGAAGGAGGTGAAGGGAGACCTGGAGAAGTCCTTCCTGACACTGG TGGAGTGCTTTGAGAACAAACAACAGTACTTTGCTAACAGACTGAGCGAAGCCATGAAG GGTAAAAGTGCCAAGGAGAAGGTGGTGACCAGGATCGTCGTGTCTCGCTGTGAGGTGGACCTCATGAAGATCAGGACAGAGTTTAAGAAACTGAACCAGAAGTCCTTGTACCAGACCATCGCT GAGCACACTAAAGGAGACTATCAGAAGGTCCTGCTGAGTCTGTGTGGAGGAGACGACTAA